The Chryseobacterium sp. JV274 sequence GGCTGACATTCAGATTTTCCGAGAATTGGTAAGCGGAATCTATTTTGGTGAAAAATTTACAGATCCGGAAGGCGCTTATGCCTATGATGTTTGTAAATACAGCCGTGAAGATATTATTCCGATTGCACACATGGCATTTCAGGAAGCTCAGAAAAGAAAGAAAAAGCTTACCCTTATTGATAAAGCTAATGTGCTGGATACTTCAAGGTTGTGGAGAAAAACGTGCCAGGAAATAGCTCTGGAATATCCTGATGTACAGCTTGATTATATGTTTGTAGATAACGCAGCTATGCAGCTGATTCTTAATCCTAAGCATTTTGATGTGATTTTGACTGAAAATATGTTTGGTGATATTATTTCTGATGAAGCAAGTGTAATTGGAGGGTCTATCGGATTGCTGCCGTCTGCTTCGGTAGGGGAAGAAAATGCTTTATTTGAGCCTATCCATGGATCTTATCCTCAGGCCAAAGGGAAAGGAATTGCCAATCCTATTGCTTCTATTTTAAGTGTGGCCATGATGCTGGATCATCTTAATTTAAAGGCTGCAGCAGATAAATTAAGACAATCTGTAGAACATGCTATTGAAAACAAATATGTCACGATTGATCTTAATACGAAACAATATTACTCAACAAGTGAAGTGGGAAGCTTTATTGCCGACCATATCAGATATTCTGAAAAATCATATTACAATTTTGAAAATATCAAGATCGGAAAATCGACGATTGTATAGAAAACAAAAAAGTTCAATTAGATAGTTAGAAAGAAAAGTTCCGCCTCATATGAGACGGAACTTTTCGTTTTTTAGTACCAATAAGCCTTAACAGCTCTTTTCGTTATTTCGTATTATCCGTTTTTCCTGACTTGTTTTTTGAAGACTTCTGAATGTCTTCTTTATCAATATCAGGTGGATTGGTCTTTTTTGCTGCTGCAGGAATATTCTGGAAATCCTGATTTTGCTTTTGGGTTTCTGCGGTGTTGGCAGATTCTTTCTTGTTGGTTTTTCCTTTTTTATCCATGACTTTGAATTTTAAATTTCAACAATATGGATAATATCATTCAAAGGGTCTGCCAAACAGAAATATTTTATCCTAAAGTCCCAGAATACCAATTTTTCCCGTTTTATCCTCAATGGTATAATTCAGTGCTTTCGCTAAAACGAAAACATTATTAAGGTTTTCCATCAGCTGTTTACGGCCCTCATTTCTCAACTGATTCTGATCAATTGATTTTTCTGCCGTTTCTTTAGCCTTTGCAGT is a genomic window containing:
- the leuB gene encoding 3-isopropylmalate dehydrogenase; the encoded protein is MSNNYFKIAVLPGDGIGPEIISESIKILDVIAEAFQCKFHFDYGLIGAEAIFKTGNPLPEETLKICKESDAVLFGAIGDPVFDNNPEAKVRPEQGLLKLRKELGLFANIRPLKTYASLIDKSPLKREIIEGADIQIFRELVSGIYFGEKFTDPEGAYAYDVCKYSREDIIPIAHMAFQEAQKRKKKLTLIDKANVLDTSRLWRKTCQEIALEYPDVQLDYMFVDNAAMQLILNPKHFDVILTENMFGDIISDEASVIGGSIGLLPSASVGEENALFEPIHGSYPQAKGKGIANPIASILSVAMMLDHLNLKAAADKLRQSVEHAIENKYVTIDLNTKQYYSTSEVGSFIADHIRYSEKSYYNFENIKIGKSTIV